Within the Candidatus Zixiibacteriota bacterium genome, the region CAGCGATCAACCGCCCTAGTTAAGGAGGTGGCGTATGCGCCGCACAGGACTCTTTCTGCTGTTTGCGATCCTCACCCCGATGTGGATTGCCGCATCCGGCGAGCGAAAACCAACCGCCACAGGAACCATCACCGGTACCGTCACCGACAAGGAGACGGGCCGGCCGGTGACCAGTGCCTCGGTGCTGGTCGTCGGGACCGCCTTCGGCGCCCAGACCGATCTGGACGGCCGCTACCGGATCGACAACGTCGCGCCGGGTTCCCACCTCCTGCGTTTCAGCCACGTCGAGTACCGTACTGTCGAGCTGGCGGGCGTCGAGGTGGCTGAAGGATCGACCGCCGTGCGGTCGGTGGCCCTGGAGAAGAACGGCGCGGTCAAAAGCGACGTGCGGATCCTCGGCACGAAGGACAAGCTCGGCGTCCCGGAGAGCAGCAGCCAGGCTCCGGTGACCAAGGAGGAAATCCCGATGTACCGGTTGCCGGCAGAGGATCAGGCGCTCCGGCAACCTCCGGATGCGGCCGCCGCCGGCCACGGGGTTGAGATCTTCATGCGCGGCGGCAGGGCGGGCGAGGCGGAGTACATTACGAGGGAGAATTCGCTCCCGCCGGCGCACGGCGGCTCGGCGATCGTCAACGGGCAGCCCTACGACGCCATGTTTTTCCGCGACTACGGCGTCAACCCGTTCGTCGACACCGATGACGACCATCTCTCGACCTTTGCCGTCGATGTCGATGACGCCTCCTACATCATGACCCGCTCGTATCTTCAGGACGGCCACCTTCCGCCGGCCGAGGCGGTGCGGACGGAGGAGTTCATCAACCACTTCACCTACGACTACGATCCTCCGCGGCGCGAGACTTTCCGCGTCTATGCCGACGGGGCGCCCTCGCTGTTCGGCGAGAAGACGCGCCTCTTGCGGATCGGCATCAAGGGACGAGAGATCGATCCTGAGGAGCGGAAGCCGGCGACCTTGGTGTTCGTGATCGACGTCTCCGGGTCGATGGCGCGGGAGAACCGGCTCGGCCTGGTGAAGCAGTCGCTGCGCTACCTGGTCGACCAGCTCCTGCCGGACGATCGGGTCGGTATCGTCGTGTACGGCTCCTCGGGCCGGGTGCTGCTCGAGCCGACGGGAGCGGGCCACCGGACCAGGATCCTGCGCGTGATCGACGGCCTCGAGCCGGGCGGTTCGACCAATGCGGAAGAGGGCCTCCGCCTGGGGTATCGGATGGCCGACCGCAACTTCGTGCGCGGACAGATCAACCGGATTATTCTGTGCTCCGACGGCGTGGCCAATGTCGGCAAGACCGGTCCGGAGGAGATTCTCCGCGACATTCGGCGCTACGCCGAACGGGGAATCACGCTGACGGCGGTCGGGTTCGGCATGGGCAACTACAACGACGTGCTCATGGAGCAGCTCGGCAACAAGGGGGACGGGTTCTACGCCTATGTCGACGATGCGGCCGAGGCGCGCCGCGTGTTCATCGACAACCTGACCGGCAACCTGCAGGTGATCGCGCGCGACGTGAAGATTCAGGTGGAGTTCGACCCGCGTGCGGTCCGCAGCTACCGTCTGCTCGGGTACGAGAACCGCGACGTGGCCGACCGCGATTTCCGCAACGATGCGGTGGACGGCGGCGAGGTCGGCGCCGGGCACCAGGTGACGGCGCTGTATGAGATCAAGCTGTGGAGCGACGGGAACCGCCGCGACAAACACGCCATCATCGACCGGCGCGAGGACGATGACGGCGCCCGGCCGGGCGATCTCGGCATCGTGCGGATCCGCTACAAGGATCCGGACCGCGACCGCGTGGCGGAGATCACCGGGCGCATCACCGACGAGGTGTTCGACCGCGCGTTCGCTGAGGCCGACCCCGATTTCCGGCTGGCCGCCGCGGCCGCCGAGTTCGCCGAGATCCTGCGCCACTCCTACTGGGCGCGGGACTCGCGGCTGTCCGATGTGATTCGCGTGGCGCACCGCGTCCGGAGCGAGACCGGATCGGAAGAAGCGGCCGAACTGGCCGACCTCATTGCGCGCGCCATGCACTATGAAGACGAGCTCGCCGAGCGCTGAGCGCGGGAGCAGCTCTTTCGAGGGCGCGGCCGAACGAGGGATCGGCCGCGCTTTTTCTTGGCGCGCCGCGCGGGCGCCGGCGGAGGATCCGGCGGAAGCGGCTTGCCCCGCCGTTCCGTTCTGCCTATACTGTCGCGCTGTGGAGAATCTCGCGGGACATGACAGAACGCGGCGCGCGGCCGCAGCCGGCGTGGCAGAGCGCTTCGCCGCGCGCTACCGGGGGGCGGTCGACGATTACCCGGCTTTCCTCGCGACCCTGACCCGTCCGCCCCGCAACACCTTCCGCGTAAATACGCTCAAGGCCGACGTCGGGGCGACGGTCGCTCGGCTGCGGGCCATCGGATTGACAATCACACCTCTGCCGTGGTTCGAGGCGGCCTTTGCGGCCGACCCGCACATCAACCTCGCCGCCACGCTCGAGCGCTTCCTGGGGACCATCTACATCCAGGAGGCCGCCTCGATGCTTCCCCCGCTGGTCGCCGCCGGGGAGCTGCGCGGCGCCCGGACGGTGCTCGACGCCTGCGCCGCGCCGGGTTCAAAAACCACGCTCGCCGCGGCGATCATGGCCAACCGCAACGTCATTGTCGCCAACGACCGAAGCTACGGCCGGATCCGCGCGCTCCAGTTCAATGTCCACAAGTTCGGGGCGATCAACACCCTCATCACCAACTACGAACTGCAGCTCTTTCCGAAAGCGTCGTTCGACACCGTCCTCCTCGACGCCCCCTGCTCGTCGAGCGGGACGGTCCGCAAGAGCCCGAAAGTGCTCGAGACCTGGACGAGCGCCGTCTCCGCCGGCTACGCCGAGCGGCAGAAGGATCTGATCCTGCGGGCGTTCGACCTGCTTCATCCCGGAGGCACGCTCGTCTATTCGACGTGTTCGCTGGCGCCCGAGGAGAACGAAGGAGTCGTGGATTTCCTCCTGCGCAGCCGGCCGGCCGAGACGGTTCCGGCGGCGCTGCCGGGGTTCCGCTTCGCGCCGGGTCTCGCGGAGTGGGAGGGGCGGCGGTACCTCGCGCCTGTCGCCCGCTGCGGGCGGGTCTGGCCGCACGCCAACGATACCGACGGATTTTTCGTGGCGAAGGTGGTGCGATGCTGACCCCCTGCCCCGACGAAATCCGCCGGCAACTGCTCGCCTGCCTGGCCGAGCGTTTCGGGTTCGACACGGCGCTCCTCGAACCGTACGAGTTGTACCTGTCGGAATCGGCGCGGCAGAAGATCTTTCTCGGGCCGAAGACTGATTTCCCGCTCGCGCGGACCGACACCGGCGGCGTGCTCATCGCCCGCGCCGGAGCGACCATCAAACCCGCGACGAGCTTCTTCCAGTTGTTCGGCCGCCACGTGACCCGCAACATCATACATCTGGAGCGCGGGCAGGTGGCGCCCTTCTGCTCCGGAAGCGACCTCGAGCTGGCGGAGAATCAGATCGGGGGCGCCGAGCGGGGGTTTGTGATGGTGGTGTGGGAGGAGCACTGTCTCGGCTGCGGACTCCTCAAAGGGCGGACGCTCGAGAACCAGATTCCCAAAGCCAACCGGCTTACCTTGGAGCAGTGGTAGCGGGCGGTCGCCCATGGTGGCGGGCCACCCGCCCGGCCATGATCTCCTGCAGGTCAGGACCCTTGTGTTCCTGACATTCCTGCCAACGACGTAAGCGGTCCCGTCACGACCCTTGTGGTCCTGACCGACACAACATCCTTCGTGGGAACTATCCGCCCTGCGCTACGGACGGCTCTGCTCGGGGCTCCCGGCGGGCTGGTCCGCTGCATTTGCGTCCCCATCTCCCCCGCCCAGGCTGAGCATGTAGTCCGCCACCAGCTGCAGTTTTTCGTCGCCGAGGTGGGCCATCGAAGGCATAGGCTGAAATTGCGGGCGTTTCTTACCGGGGTTCTTCGCCCACTGGACGATGCCCGCCGGGTTGTTGGCGTAGAGCGAGTAGATCTCTTTGATGGACGGCGCGGCGAGGACCTTGTCGAGCGCATGACAGGCGGCGCAGTTTGAGAAGACGCTCGGCCCGGTCGGAGCGCCGCCGACCGTCTCGCCGACCCCCAGCCCGGCCGCCAGACGCATCCGGGCCGCCAACTCCACCGCGGCGAAAGTAGCGGTGCGGTCGGCGACCGCGAGCCGGTGCCGGCTGAGGGCGGTCTCGCGGTAGAGATGGCGGCCGGTCGCCATGAAGAGCGCAAGGACGGTGAACAGGGCGATGACCGCGCCGTAGCGGCGCCCGATCGCCGGATTG harbors:
- a CDS encoding RsmB/NOP family class I SAM-dependent RNA methyltransferase, producing the protein MAERFAARYRGAVDDYPAFLATLTRPPRNTFRVNTLKADVGATVARLRAIGLTITPLPWFEAAFAADPHINLAATLERFLGTIYIQEAASMLPPLVAAGELRGARTVLDACAAPGSKTTLAAAIMANRNVIVANDRSYGRIRALQFNVHKFGAINTLITNYELQLFPKASFDTVLLDAPCSSSGTVRKSPKVLETWTSAVSAGYAERQKDLILRAFDLLHPGGTLVYSTCSLAPEENEGVVDFLLRSRPAETVPAALPGFRFAPGLAEWEGRRYLAPVARCGRVWPHANDTDGFFVAKVVRC
- a CDS encoding von Willebrand factor type A domain-containing protein, whose product is MRRTGLFLLFAILTPMWIAASGERKPTATGTITGTVTDKETGRPVTSASVLVVGTAFGAQTDLDGRYRIDNVAPGSHLLRFSHVEYRTVELAGVEVAEGSTAVRSVALEKNGAVKSDVRILGTKDKLGVPESSSQAPVTKEEIPMYRLPAEDQALRQPPDAAAAGHGVEIFMRGGRAGEAEYITRENSLPPAHGGSAIVNGQPYDAMFFRDYGVNPFVDTDDDHLSTFAVDVDDASYIMTRSYLQDGHLPPAEAVRTEEFINHFTYDYDPPRRETFRVYADGAPSLFGEKTRLLRIGIKGREIDPEERKPATLVFVIDVSGSMARENRLGLVKQSLRYLVDQLLPDDRVGIVVYGSSGRVLLEPTGAGHRTRILRVIDGLEPGGSTNAEEGLRLGYRMADRNFVRGQINRIILCSDGVANVGKTGPEEILRDIRRYAERGITLTAVGFGMGNYNDVLMEQLGNKGDGFYAYVDDAAEARRVFIDNLTGNLQVIARDVKIQVEFDPRAVRSYRLLGYENRDVADRDFRNDAVDGGEVGAGHQVTALYEIKLWSDGNRRDKHAIIDRREDDDGARPGDLGIVRIRYKDPDRDRVAEITGRITDEVFDRAFAEADPDFRLAAAAAEFAEILRHSYWARDSRLSDVIRVAHRVRSETGSEEAAELADLIARAMHYEDELAER